A section of the Streptomyces xinghaiensis S187 genome encodes:
- a CDS encoding ABC transporter substrate-binding protein yields MEMWRPTRPVVHWAVGIVVTALVLGLGVPQLYGWWQKREARCAEGVERRGPDEECVGATDGVTDPDFAFAGHLKDIQRKIGDENREVMEKEKNYVTIAYMTSLTVEKDDSNSRDAIRRQLQGAYLAQIRANRRDLSGSPKIRLLVANTGSGAEHWRYTVDRLIELSRAERRGERVLAVTGLGPSTTENMEAMGRLSEEGIAMVASTMSATNLTGIAGLVRVAPTNRDEARAAAAYLKKRGYEDAVIVEDEAEKNLYARTLAEEFRKVFPDKEHTLPEENAVYDASQPDSWEGELRWIVQNLCGEEPDVVYFAGRGKHLMSFINKLANRKCQQRDFTVMTGDDTTNLTTDQLREAAEKGVEVYYTGLAHPDMWEKDRTAVSRPSAAFFQEGGWMSKQFPGERRDDAQAMMAHDAVLTAITAVRMTSLDGSVLSGKAVARRFRQLRGRDQGVEGASGFLSFRNNGDPIDRAVPVLKLGPNGHFALDDVLRGDDR; encoded by the coding sequence ATGGAGATGTGGCGGCCGACCCGCCCGGTGGTGCACTGGGCCGTCGGCATCGTGGTGACGGCGCTGGTCCTGGGGCTCGGGGTCCCGCAGCTGTACGGCTGGTGGCAGAAGCGGGAGGCCCGGTGCGCGGAGGGCGTGGAGCGACGCGGCCCGGACGAGGAGTGCGTGGGCGCGACGGACGGCGTCACGGACCCGGACTTCGCCTTCGCCGGGCATCTCAAGGACATCCAGCGGAAGATCGGGGACGAGAACCGGGAGGTGATGGAGAAGGAGAAGAACTACGTCACCATCGCCTACATGACCTCGCTGACCGTCGAGAAGGACGACAGCAACTCCCGGGACGCCATCCGGCGGCAGCTCCAGGGCGCCTATCTCGCCCAGATCCGCGCCAACCGGCGTGACCTGTCCGGCTCGCCCAAGATCCGGCTGCTGGTCGCCAACACCGGCAGCGGCGCCGAGCACTGGCGGTACACGGTGGACCGGCTCATCGAGCTGAGCCGGGCCGAGCGGCGCGGGGAACGGGTGCTGGCGGTGACGGGCCTCGGCCCCAGCACCACCGAGAACATGGAGGCCATGGGCCGGCTGTCCGAGGAGGGCATCGCCATGGTGGCCAGCACCATGAGCGCCACCAACCTCACCGGCATCGCCGGACTCGTCCGGGTCGCGCCGACGAACCGGGACGAGGCGAGGGCCGCCGCCGCGTACCTCAAGAAGCGGGGGTACGAGGACGCCGTCATCGTCGAGGACGAGGCGGAGAAGAACCTCTACGCCAGGACGCTCGCCGAGGAGTTCCGCAAGGTGTTCCCCGACAAGGAGCACACCCTCCCGGAGGAGAACGCGGTGTACGACGCCTCGCAGCCCGACAGCTGGGAGGGCGAGCTCCGCTGGATCGTCCAGAACCTCTGCGGCGAGGAGCCCGACGTCGTCTACTTCGCGGGCCGGGGCAAGCACCTCATGTCGTTCATCAACAAGCTCGCCAACCGCAAGTGCCAGCAGCGGGACTTCACGGTGATGACGGGCGACGACACCACCAATCTCACCACCGACCAGCTCCGGGAGGCGGCGGAGAAGGGCGTCGAGGTGTACTACACGGGGCTGGCCCACCCGGACATGTGGGAGAAGGACAGGACCGCGGTGTCGCGGCCGTCGGCCGCGTTCTTCCAGGAGGGGGGCTGGATGAGCAAGCAGTTCCCCGGCGAACGGCGCGACGACGCCCAGGCGATGATGGCCCACGACGCGGTGCTCACCGCGATCACCGCGGTCCGCATGACCTCCCTCGACGGCAGCGTGCTCAGCGGGAAGGCGGTGGCGCGGAGGTTCCGGCAGCTGCGCGGCCGGGACCAGGGGGTGGAGGGGGCCAGCGGCTTCCTCTCTTTCCGCAACAACGGCGACCCGATCGACCGGGCCGTCCCCGTGCTGAAGCTGGGGCCGAACGGGCACTTCGCCCTGGACGACGTCCTCCGCGGCGACGACCGCTGA
- a CDS encoding 3-hydroxyacyl-CoA dehydrogenase NAD-binding domain-containing protein: protein MSEPTTIRWEQDGTGVVTLVLDDPRQSANTMNAAFRDSLTAVADRLEAERDSVRGVIVTSAKKTFFAGGDLRDLSRITPDRAQQAFDSGMRIKRDLRRIETLGKPVVAALNGAALGGGLEIALACHHRVALDNPKAKFGLPEVTLGLLPGGGGVVRTVRLLGITDALLKVLLEGRQYNPARALEAGLVHEVAASEEDMLARARAFIDAHPESRQPWDVKGHRIPGGTPSTPKFAANLPAFPANLRKQLNGAPYPAPRNIMAAAVEGAQVDFETAQVIEARYFTELATGQTAKNMIQAFFFDLQAVNSGAGRPDGPEPRTVRRAAVLGAGMMGAGIAYSCARAGIEVVLKDVSLEAAERGKAYSAKLLEKAVARGRTTEAERDALLARITPAADPRALAGCDAVIEAVFENPELKHQVFQEIQDIVEPDALLCSNTSTLPVSLLAEGVKRPEDFIGLHFFSPVDKMPLVEIVKGKRTGEEALARAFDLVRQIRKTPIVVNDSRGFFTSRVIGHFINEGVAMVGEGIDPASVEQAAGQAGYPARVLSLMDELTLTLPRKIREETRRAVEEAGGSWEPHPADAVIDRMVDAFGRTGRSGGAGFYDYDEGRRAGLWPGLREHFTRPDAEIPFEDMKERMLFSEALDSVRCLEEGVLTSVADANIGSILGIGFPGWTGGVLQYINGYEGGLPGFVARARELRETYGERFAPPALLLEKAEKGEIFTDGPRG, encoded by the coding sequence ATGAGCGAGCCCACCACCATCCGCTGGGAACAGGACGGCACCGGTGTCGTCACCCTGGTCCTGGACGACCCCCGGCAGTCCGCCAACACCATGAACGCCGCCTTCCGCGACTCCCTCACGGCCGTCGCCGACCGCCTGGAGGCCGAGCGCGACTCCGTCCGCGGCGTGATCGTCACCTCCGCCAAGAAGACCTTCTTCGCCGGCGGCGACCTCCGCGACCTCAGCCGCATCACCCCCGACCGGGCCCAGCAGGCGTTCGACTCCGGTATGCGCATCAAGCGCGACCTGCGCCGCATCGAGACCCTCGGCAAGCCCGTCGTCGCAGCCCTGAACGGCGCCGCGCTCGGCGGCGGCCTGGAGATCGCCCTCGCCTGCCACCACCGCGTCGCGCTCGACAACCCCAAGGCCAAGTTCGGGCTGCCCGAGGTGACCCTCGGCCTGCTGCCCGGCGGCGGCGGTGTGGTCCGCACCGTGCGGCTGCTCGGCATCACCGACGCCCTGCTGAAGGTGCTGCTGGAGGGCCGCCAGTACAACCCGGCCCGGGCCCTGGAGGCCGGCCTCGTCCACGAGGTGGCCGCGAGCGAGGAGGACATGCTCGCGCGGGCCCGCGCCTTCATCGACGCCCACCCCGAGTCACGGCAGCCCTGGGACGTCAAGGGCCACCGCATCCCCGGCGGCACCCCCTCCACGCCGAAGTTCGCCGCCAACCTGCCCGCCTTCCCGGCCAATCTGCGCAAGCAGCTGAACGGCGCGCCCTACCCGGCGCCGCGCAACATCATGGCCGCCGCCGTCGAGGGCGCCCAGGTCGACTTCGAGACCGCCCAGGTCATCGAGGCCCGCTACTTCACCGAGCTGGCCACCGGGCAGACCGCGAAGAACATGATCCAGGCGTTCTTCTTCGACCTACAGGCCGTCAACTCCGGAGCCGGCCGCCCGGACGGCCCCGAGCCGCGCACCGTCCGCCGGGCCGCCGTGCTCGGCGCCGGGATGATGGGCGCGGGCATCGCCTACTCCTGCGCCCGCGCCGGCATCGAGGTCGTCCTCAAGGACGTCTCCCTGGAGGCGGCCGAGCGCGGCAAGGCGTACTCCGCCAAGCTGCTGGAGAAGGCCGTCGCCCGCGGCCGCACCACCGAGGCCGAGCGGGACGCGCTGCTGGCCCGCATCACCCCGGCCGCCGACCCGCGGGCGCTGGCCGGCTGCGACGCCGTGATCGAGGCGGTCTTCGAGAACCCGGAGCTCAAGCACCAGGTCTTCCAGGAGATCCAGGACATCGTCGAGCCCGACGCGCTGCTCTGCTCCAACACCTCCACCCTCCCCGTCTCGCTGCTCGCCGAGGGCGTGAAGCGGCCGGAGGACTTCATCGGCCTGCACTTCTTCTCGCCCGTCGACAAGATGCCGCTGGTCGAGATCGTCAAGGGGAAGCGGACCGGCGAGGAGGCCCTGGCCCGCGCCTTCGACCTCGTCCGGCAGATCCGCAAGACCCCGATCGTGGTCAACGACTCCCGGGGCTTCTTCACCTCCCGGGTCATCGGCCACTTCATCAACGAGGGCGTCGCCATGGTCGGCGAGGGCATCGACCCGGCCTCCGTCGAACAGGCCGCGGGCCAGGCCGGCTACCCGGCCCGGGTGCTCTCCCTGATGGACGAGCTGACGCTCACCCTGCCCCGGAAGATCCGCGAGGAGACCCGGCGGGCCGTGGAGGAGGCGGGCGGCAGCTGGGAACCCCACCCGGCGGACGCCGTCATCGACCGCATGGTCGACGCGTTCGGCCGCACCGGCCGCAGCGGCGGCGCCGGCTTCTACGACTACGACGAGGGCAGGCGGGCCGGTCTCTGGCCGGGCCTGCGCGAGCACTTCACCCGGCCGGACGCGGAGATCCCGTTCGAGGACATGAAGGAGCGGATGCTCTTCTCCGAGGCGCTCGACTCCGTCCGCTGCCTGGAGGAGGGCGTGCTCACCTCGGTCGCCGACGCCAACATCGGCTCCATCCTGGGCATCGGCTTCCCGGGCTGGACCGGCGGCGTGCTCCAGTACATCAACGGCTACGAGGGCGGGCTGCCCGGCTTCGTGGCCCGCGCGCGGGAACTGCGCGAGACGTACGGCGAGCGCTTCGCGCCGCCCGCGCTGCTGCTGGAGAAGGCGGAGAAGGGCGAGATCTTCACCGACGGCCCGCGCGGCTGA
- a CDS encoding DNA alkylation repair protein: MDVETAAGDLLASLAAQADADVALGVQRYFPEGIRALGVRNASVAQLANDWFRERRDVPAATRMALAEEVLSRASHHEEVLLGFALLHRVARTGLGGELLQRSEHWLGTYVSNWAQCDDLCLKLLYPFFLGHLDRIPRTRRWVASPSPWARRAANVAVVKFVRRTVGRSTFELPLSHVFGNCTRLMRDDDVYVQKGCGWLLKVTGAVHPDEVAAFLRTWHTDMNRDTFRYALEKLDEETRASLMALRSPRR; the protein is encoded by the coding sequence GTGGACGTGGAAACGGCCGCCGGTGACCTTCTGGCGTCTCTCGCGGCGCAGGCCGACGCGGATGTCGCGCTCGGTGTGCAGCGGTATTTCCCGGAGGGGATCCGCGCGCTCGGGGTGCGCAACGCCTCCGTCGCACAGCTCGCGAACGACTGGTTCCGCGAGAGACGGGACGTTCCCGCGGCCACGCGGATGGCTCTGGCGGAGGAGGTGCTGTCGCGCGCCTCCCACCACGAGGAGGTCCTGCTCGGATTCGCGCTCCTGCACCGGGTCGCGAGGACCGGACTGGGCGGCGAGCTCCTCCAGCGCTCCGAGCACTGGCTCGGAACATATGTGTCGAACTGGGCGCAGTGCGACGACCTGTGCCTGAAGCTGCTGTACCCCTTCTTCCTGGGACACCTCGACCGGATCCCGCGGACGCGGCGCTGGGTCGCGTCCCCGTCCCCATGGGCGAGGCGCGCCGCGAACGTCGCCGTCGTGAAGTTCGTCCGGCGCACGGTGGGGCGGTCGACGTTCGAGCTGCCGCTGTCCCACGTCTTCGGCAACTGCACCCGGCTGATGCGCGACGACGATGTGTACGTGCAGAAGGGCTGCGGGTGGCTGCTCAAGGTCACCGGTGCGGTCCATCCGGACGAGGTGGCCGCGTTCCTGCGCACCTGGCACACGGACATGAACCGCGACACCTTCCGGTACGCGCTCGAGAAGTTGGACGAGGAGACCCGGGCTTCCCTGATGGCGTTGAGGTCCCCGCGACGGTGA
- a CDS encoding MerR family transcriptional regulator: MPQELTVHGLTVDELAARAGVTVRTIRFYSTRGLLPPPEIGPRRVGRYGQEHLSRLALIEELRHQGMTLAAIERYLRRLPEDLSAQDLAMHRALVASWAPDGAEEATREQLERRAGRPLEESDIDRLAAMNVAVRTEDPDVFRVDPPLLHLGVRLLDVPVGLETLLAARSVVLEHTRAAARELSRLFRDEVWEPYREREEDPDQVETVRVLSAHMQPLVVQALVTAFQRSMREELRESFPEE, encoded by the coding sequence ATGCCCCAGGAGCTGACCGTCCACGGCCTGACGGTCGACGAGCTGGCCGCCCGCGCGGGGGTGACCGTCCGCACCATCCGCTTCTACAGCACCCGCGGGCTGCTGCCGCCCCCGGAGATCGGCCCGCGCCGGGTCGGGCGGTACGGCCAGGAGCATCTGTCCCGGCTGGCGCTGATCGAGGAACTCCGGCACCAGGGCATGACGCTGGCCGCCATCGAGCGCTATCTGCGCCGCCTCCCGGAGGATCTCAGCGCCCAGGATCTGGCCATGCACCGGGCCCTGGTGGCGTCCTGGGCGCCCGACGGGGCGGAGGAGGCCACCCGCGAGCAGCTGGAGCGGCGCGCGGGCCGGCCGCTGGAGGAGAGCGACATCGACCGGCTCGCCGCGATGAACGTGGCGGTGCGGACGGAGGACCCGGACGTCTTCCGGGTCGATCCCCCGCTGCTGCACCTGGGCGTCCGGCTGCTCGATGTGCCGGTCGGCCTGGAGACGCTCCTCGCGGCCCGCTCCGTCGTCCTGGAGCACACCCGGGCGGCGGCGCGGGAGCTCAGCCGCCTCTTCCGGGACGAGGTCTGGGAGCCGTACCGGGAGCGGGAGGAGGACCCGGACCAGGTGGAGACGGTGCGCGTGCTGTCGGCGCACATGCAGCCGCTGGTGGTGCAGGCCCTGGTCACGGCGTTCCAGCGGTCCATGCGGGAGGAACTGCGGGAGTCCTTCCCGGAGGAATGA